In a single window of the Candidatus Eisenbacteria bacterium genome:
- a CDS encoding DUF664 domain-containing protein: MAEVVKSLLRPAEGFRSREAASFYAQLEDQARILHETVQGITPQELEWQPERGMNTIGMLLTHNAIVDVFWTQLAILGITQTDSLPALGISMDDDGMPIPPDAEGPPNLKGKPLAFYEDLLSRGRAFVREAWAKVSDADMNKEITRERPDGSQRLLSIRWAMYHVLEHYAGHRGQVQLLRHMYRATVGAPSK, translated from the coding sequence ATGGCAGAAGTGGTGAAGTCCCTTCTCAGGCCCGCGGAAGGCTTTCGCTCCCGCGAGGCCGCCAGCTTCTACGCTCAGCTCGAGGATCAGGCCCGCATTCTCCACGAAACCGTTCAGGGGATCACGCCCCAGGAGCTGGAGTGGCAGCCCGAGCGCGGCATGAACACCATCGGGATGCTCCTCACGCACAACGCCATCGTGGACGTCTTCTGGACCCAGCTCGCGATTCTCGGAATCACGCAGACCGACAGCCTGCCCGCCCTCGGGATCTCGATGGACGACGATGGGATGCCGATCCCTCCGGACGCGGAGGGGCCGCCCAACCTCAAGGGCAAGCCGCTCGCCTTCTACGAGGATCTGCTCTCCAGGGGACGCGCCTTCGTCCGGGAGGCGTGGGCCAAGGTTTCGGACGCGGACATGAACAAGGAGATCACGCGGGAGCGTCCCGACGGGAGCCAGCGGCTTTTGAGCATCCGCTGGGCCATGTACCACGTGCTCGAGCATTACGCGGGGCACCGCGGACAGGTTCAGCTCCTTCGCCACATGTATCGGGCGACGGTCGGTGCTCCCTCGAAGTAG
- a CDS encoding GNAT family N-acetyltransferase produces MDRNERGTGGGRGVVRYEVYTWVPEDMLAEWNDWHNRVHIPHVLAAPQMKSVRKFRVQESTGDLRFRPQYVTVYELASTADFEAYRTGPGIALKREYDERYGSGGKIARMVYVETPLEQVRPARIPEDLVLVRSLFEEYAGSLGFDLSFQDFKRELAGLPGEYAPPGGAILLACEGDLVLGCVALRPMGKGVCEMKRLFVRPGFRGRAVGRGLAQAVIMEAAAKGYRKMRLDTVPAMIEAIALYRSLGFRPIEPYRANPIAGALFFEKDLGP; encoded by the coding sequence ATGGATCGAAACGAGCGCGGCACCGGCGGCGGTCGCGGGGTCGTCCGCTACGAGGTCTACACCTGGGTTCCCGAGGACATGCTTGCGGAGTGGAACGACTGGCATAACCGGGTCCACATCCCGCACGTGCTCGCCGCCCCTCAGATGAAGAGCGTGCGGAAGTTTCGCGTGCAAGAGAGCACGGGAGATCTGAGATTCCGCCCCCAGTACGTCACCGTATACGAGCTCGCGAGCACCGCGGACTTCGAGGCCTACCGGACGGGTCCCGGCATCGCGCTCAAACGCGAGTACGATGAGCGGTACGGCAGCGGGGGGAAGATCGCCCGCATGGTCTACGTCGAGACGCCGCTCGAGCAGGTCCGCCCCGCGCGCATCCCCGAGGACCTTGTGCTCGTGCGCTCGCTCTTCGAGGAATACGCCGGCTCGCTCGGGTTCGATCTCTCGTTCCAGGATTTCAAGAGGGAGCTGGCGGGGCTTCCCGGCGAGTATGCTCCACCGGGCGGCGCGATCCTCCTCGCGTGCGAAGGGGACCTGGTCCTGGGGTGTGTCGCGCTGCGGCCGATGGGAAAGGGCGTGTGCGAGATGAAGCGGCTCTTTGTGCGACCCGGATTCCGCGGCCGCGCCGTGGGGCGCGGGCTCGCGCAGGCCGTGATCATGGAAGCCGCCGCGAAAGGATACCGGAAGATGCGGCTCGACACCGTTCCCGCCATGATCGAGGCGATCGCGCTCTACCGCTCGCTGGGGTTTCGGCCGATCGAGCCGTACCGGGCCAATCCGATCGCCGGCGCGTTGTTCTTCGAGAAGGATCTCGGCCCGTGA